Genomic segment of Vibrio natriegens NBRC 15636 = ATCC 14048 = DSM 759:
TTAACAAGAACCAAAGTACGTGAAGCGCCTAAACCACGCAGAGACATGGTTGCCTGGCTTTGCCATGAGTTACCAGAGCTTTCACTGAATGATCCGAAAGAGTTGAATGAAGATTTACGTAGAACGTCTGCAATCGATACGTCACCAGCACGTTCGATCTCCGCACGACCGATCACTGCTATCGGAGTGCTTCCTTCCATTGATGCGCGCGTAAGGCGCGAACCAGTAACTTTCATTTTTTGAAGTTTTTCAACTTGCTGCTCTTCTGCCTGAGCTGCTACAGGTGCGAAAGCCGTCGCCGTACCCAAAGCAAGGCTGATCGCAACAGATAAAGCTGTTGTGTTTTTATACATCCTTGTTGCTCCAATTTATTATTATTTCCTGTGTCTGGTCGTAAACGACCAAATGTGACGTTAATGTTTCGTTAACGTGCGGCCAATGTATAACCGAGGTCAAAAAAGGAAGTCAAACCAGTAGTAAACTAGGATGGTCAAATGTAAAAAAGATGTAAAAATCTGAAGAGATTGTGAATTGCAGAATAATTAACCAAGTAATAATAAAAAAATGACATTAAACCTCGATAAAACACCGTGTTTTGTCTTTCTTGTAAACTTTAATGGGTTATGTTGTGTATGGTTTTTAAGCGGGTAATTGAATCTGAAAAAAAGTATTTTTCCAGTGAATAATTCTGACATGGGTTTTATATGTAAAGCTAATCAAGTTAGCTCTAGCACGTAGGGTGGTATCAAAATATGATACCCGTTGCTACCAAAGGGCTCACTCGTGATTTCGAGTCAATATGCTTGGTTGGGAATTGTCTTATTATTCTTAATTTCTGCATTTTTATGTAGGGTTTTGGCTCTAATTTAGTCAGATTGATATTCTGTATGAATTATTTTTGTGGTTTTTTATCATTTTTTACCAAAATATTGCGTTTTTTTTGATAGTGGACGAAGTGCGTCATGTTTTGTTTTTAAACACTTGAAGCCAATGTGGATTCAAGCTAAATATGACGCTGACATTATTGCAGTGATAAAAAACAAGTTATTGACCCACATGGAACGTGCTTCAGTGATTTGAATTTCTGCAAGATAGATATGCACCATTTGGGGCCGGTATTTTTTCTGTTACGCCGGTCTAAATTGGACAGTAGACAAGGAGCAAGTTGTATATGCTGTCGTACTTTTTACGCCGTTTAGCGTTAGTGATTCCGACGTTTCTCGGAATTACCATTCTTATTTTCGCCATTACTCGTTTTGTACCGGGTGGACCTGTTGAGCGTATGTTGTCTCAAATGCAATCACAGGGAGATGGCGCCGCCTCTATGACGTCTGCGGGTGGTAACACCGCGCTTTCTGACGATCAAATCGCAGAGTTAAATGCTTTCTATGGTTTGGACAAGCCAGTGATGGAAGCGTATGTCGAGTGGTTAAGCCGTTTGGTTACTTTAGATCTTGGCGAATCAACCCGTTACTACGAGCCAGTATCAGAGATGATTGCAGAACGCCTGCCTGTTTCTCTGTTTTACGGAGGGATGACGTTCTTTATCAGTTACTTCATCTCCATTCCTCTCGGTTATTACAAGGCGCTCAAGCATGGCTCCGTGTTTGATTCCTCTTCCTCGATATTGATATTTGTTGGCTATGCCTTACCTGGGTATGTGGTGGGCGTGCTTCTCATTACCTTGTTCAGTTATCACCTCGAGTGGTTCCCTATGGGAGGCTTTGTTGGCGATGACTTCGATGACTATGAAACCTTCTTTGAGCGAGCCAAGGACATCATGTGGCATGCCGTGTTGCCATTGATTTGTTATCTGATTGGTGACTTTGCCACGCTGACAATGACGATGAAAAACAACCTGATGGAAAACCTGTCATCAGATTACATTCGTACTGCAATCGCAAAAGGTTTGCCGTTCAAGAAAGCTGTTCGCCGACATGCTTTGCGTAACAGTTTAATTCCGATTGCGAGCCATTTCGGTAACTCTTTACTTTTCTTTATGACGGGCGCATTCCTGATCGAGGTTATCTTTAACATTGATGGTATTGGCCTGCTGGGCTACGAGTCCATTATGGAGCGTGATTATCCTGTAGTAATGGGCATTGTTGCCATCAACGCGATCTTGTTGTTGATCGGTAACATCATTTCAGATGTCTGTGTTGCTTTAGTCGACCCTCGTGTGAAGTTTGGAGCGTAAGATGTTTACAGTCAGTCCATTAACTCAAAAGAAAATTCGCCACTTTAAAGAGATCAAACGTGGTTACTGGTCGTTCGTGGTGTTATCAATCATGTTGATCCTCTCTCTGTTTGCAGAGCTGTTGATCAACAGTAAAGCTCTCGTCGTGAAGTATGACGGCAGCTTCTATTTTCCTGTGGTCAGTGATGTGCGCTTAGGCAGTGATTTCGGCCAAAATTCCGCAAGTGAAGCAGATTACCGTGTGCTACAGAGGGTGTTCGAAGAGGAAGGTGGAGATAATTTTGTCATTTTGCCGATCGTTCCTTGGAACCCGTATGAGCAGGATTTCAGTGGTGATTTTCCACCAACAGCACCGAGCGCTGAGAATAAGCACTATTTAGGTACTGACGTTATCGGTCGAGATATTTTAGCTCGTCTGGTTTATGGCTTTAGAACCGCGATGGGATTTGCTTTGCTAACCATGATCGTCTCGTACGCGATTGGTACAGCAGTAGGTTGTGCGATGGGTTTCTGGGGAGGCAAATTCGATTTGTTCGTTCAGCGATTGATCGAAATTTGGTCGATGGTGCCATTCCTGTACGTGATTATGATTCTGGTTTCAATCGTTCAGCCCACCTTTGCGCTCTTCGTCGCCATCAACGTGCTCTTCTCCTGGATGGGGATGACGTGGTACATGCGGACCATGACCTATAAAGAGTCGGCTCGTGAATACGTAATGGCAGCGCGTGCTTTGGGTGCATCAACGGGACGTATTCTATTTAATCATATACTTCCTAATACGATGGTTATGATTGTAACACTGGCTCCATTTACTATTGCGGCTAACATTACTGCACTAACAGCGTTAGATTACTTAGGCCTTGGCCTAATGCCACCAACACCGAGCTGGGGTGAGCTACTGCAACAAGGTAAGTCGAATTTAGACTCGCCATGGATTGTGTCTTCAGTAGTGACTTCGATTGTATTGGTATTGGTGATGGTGACCTTCATTGGTGAAGCGATCCGAGCGGCTTTCGACCCGAAAAAATTCACACGCTATGTTTAATTAAGCGTGTGAACAAAACATAAAAAAGGGAAGTTTTATGAATAGATTACTTTTAGCGTCTACGTTGACCGCCCTGAGTTTCGGTGTGATGTCCGCGACGCTCCCGACTGACTTAGAATGGAAAACAAGTTGGGATGAGCCGCAATATGGTTCTCCAGAAGCTAAGCGTGGCGGTACTTATCGTACTTATATGTCGAGTTTTCCACAGACATTACGTAGCGTAGGGCCAGACGCGAACGCAGGACTGCGTGCTTTCTTGTTAGATGACACTCCGGGGTTGGTGGTGCGCCATCCGGATACTTTGGAATTCATTCCTGAGTTGGCAAATGAATGGGCGTTGGCTGGTGATAATAAGACGGTTTACTTCCGACTAAACCCGGAAGCGAAATGGTCGGATGGCAAGCCAGTGACTGCAGACGATTTTGTCTTCATGCTCAAGTTCTACCGCTCCGCAGATATTCTTGAGCCTTGGTATAACGATTACTACAACAAAACGGTCGCAGATGTCATTAAATTCGATGATCACACGTTTTCAGTTGTTGCGGCTAAAGAGTTCAACCAAGAAGAACTGATGTTGAGAATGGGCGCGTTACGCCCACGCCCAGCGCACTTCTATGCTAACCCTGCCAAAGATGAAAACGGCGATGGCATCCATGATGATTTTGTTCGTTACTACAACTTTAAAAGTGAACCAACCACTAGCGCTTATTACTTGGACGATATCAAGAAAGGCAAAAGCGTAACGTTTAAACACGTTGGTAAAGACTGGTGGGGCTATAGCAATAAGTACTACCAAAACCGCTACAACGTCGACAAGATTCGTATCACTGTCATTCGTGATAATGACATTGCGATGAAGCACTTTGAGAAAGGCAATCTCGACGCCTTTGGCTTAATACTACCAAGTTTGTGGCATGATAAATCGAACACGGAACCGTATCAAAAGGGCTACATCGAGAAGTTCTGGGGCTACAACCAATATCCTGTAGGGGCTGGTGGCCTTTGGATCAACACGGCGCAACCGTTATTGAATGATCTTAATGTGCGCAAAGGTGTCACCTACGCGACGGATTTCGATGGCATGATCGAAAATGTCTTGCGCGGTGACTACTCTCGTAAGCCTAATCCAACCGGTTTTGGCCATGGCAAATACTCGCTGCCGGATGTAAAAGCACCCGCCTTTGATGTCGATAAAGCCATTGCAGCATTTGAAGCCGCAGGCTTTGACCAAATTGGGGCTGACGGTATTCGCGTTAACTCTGAAGGTCAGCGACTGAGTTTCGAGTTGACCTACGGAACGCCTGTTCACACCCCGCGTATTGCTTATCTAAAAGAGCAGGCTAAGTTGGCTGGTTTGGACATTGAACTGAAGCTGGTGGATGGTTCTTCGATGTTCAAATATGTGCGTGAGAAAAAGCACGATCTCGCTTTCCTGACCATGAGTACTTCTGAGATTCCAACCTATTGGGAATACTTCCATTCGGTCAATGCCAATAAGCCGCAAACGAACAACTTCACCAATTACAGCACACCAGAGCTGGATGAAAAAATCATGGAGTATCGTTTCGGTTTAGATATGGATAAGAAAATCAAACTCGGACACGAAATACAGCGCAACATTATCGACGCGCACGTGATCATCTCGGGCTACATGGTGCCTTACGTTCGCTACGGCCACTGGCGCTGGCTGAAGCTACCAGAAAAACCGATGAACCGTATGACAGAAGCACTTTACAGTGATGGTGTTATTGGTGACGGCACATACTGGATCGACAGTGATGTGAAAAAAGAAACTCAAAAAGCGATGAAATCGGGTAAGACATTCGAGCCTGTAGTTGAAATCGACGACACCTATAAGCTGTAAGGAGGTGTTATGGAAAACGATGTAATTTTAAGTGTTAAAGACCTCGAAGTAGAATTTATGACCGACGATGGGCCGGTAAAAGTACTCCATGGTGTGAACTTTGATGTTCGAGCCGGGCGCACGCTTGGCTTAGTGGGTGAGTCGGGCAGTGGCAAGAGTGTGACTTCAATGTCTATTATGGGGCTGCTGCCGAAGCCATACGGCAATATTGTGAAGGGTGAAGTGAACTACCGCGGAACCAATCTGGTGGATTTGCCTGCAAATGAAATGTATGCCATGCGTGGTAACCGCATTTCTATTATCTTCCAGGATCCAATGACGGCACTGAACCCTGTTCACACCATCGGCCGTCAGATTTGTGAAGTACTCGAACTACACCGTCCAGAACTGGATAAGAAGTCACGCGAGTCCTATGCGATTGAAATGTTGGATAAAGTAAAAATTCCAATGCCAGAAAAGCGTCTTAACGAGTATCCGCACAACTTGTCTGGCGGTATGCGTCAGCGTGTCATGATCGCAATGGCACTGGCCTGTAAACCTGACATTTTGATCTGTGACGAACCAACAACTGCACTGGATGTAACCGTACAGGCGTCTATCCTTGAACTAATGAATGATCTTCAGGAAGAGACGGGTATGGCGATGATCTTCATTACGCACGACCTTGGTGTGGTGGCAGAAGTGTGCGACGACGTGGCTGTGATGTATGGCGGGCGCATTGTTGAAAAAGCAGAGATTTTTGAACTGTTTGATAACCCGCAGCACCCATACACCGAGCGTTTGATGGGATTGATGCCAAGCTTAGATAATGAACCTAAGCAGATGATCGACATCAAACCAATAGATGCAAGTATGTTTGCTCACTAGTACAAAGTGAACGAGTCATAAAAGAGGATGTTATGGCAAAAGAAGTATTAAGAATTGAAAATCTTAAGCAGCACTTTGTATCTGGTAAAGGACTGTTTAAGAAAGGCTACACGATTAAGGCCGTAGACGGTGTATCTCTGTCTGTTGGTGAAGGGGAAACACTGGGTCTGGTAGGAGAGTCAGGCTGTGGTAAAAGTACCTTAGGTCGAACTATATTAAAGCTTTACGAACCAACGGAAGGCAAAATCTTTTTCGAAGGCAAAGATATCACCAAGCTGTCGGTAAAAGAGATGCGCTCTCTGCGTAAAGACATGCAGATTGTATTTCAGGATCCGATGGAATCGCTTAACCAGCGCCATACCATCGGTATGATTCTGGAAGAACCCTTTGTTATTCATAAAATTGGGACGCCGGCTGAACGTAAGCAGTGGGTGAAAGAGTTATTGGTTAAGGTGGGCTTGCCAGAAACGGCAGTAAACCGTTATCCGCACGAATTTTCTGGTGGCCAACGTCAACGTATTGGTATCGCTCGAGCGATTGCGTTAAAACCAAAACTCTTGATTTGTGACGAGTCCGTTTCGGCGCTGGACGTTTCCGTTCAGGCTCAGATTCTGAACCTGCTGTTACAGCTGCAGCAAGAAATGAACCTGGCGATCATCTTTATCTCGCATGACTTATCGGTGGTTAAACATGTCTCAGACAAAGTGGCGGTGATGTACTTTGGTAAGGTGGTAGAAGCGGGGAACGCAAAAGAGATCTACGCTAACCCACAAAACGAATACACCAAAAAATTGCTGTCTGCTATTCCGATTACGCACCCTAAATACAGGAAGAAAAAGCGTTTGGCCGAAAAAAAGCAGCGAGTGGCGTAAGCCGTGCCACTTCTAGGTTAAACAATAAACGCTCCGCTAAATAGTCGGAGCGTTTTTGTTTTGTATGCTTTTGCAACTAGCATGCTAAACTCAGGTTCATCTCTTTGGTTTCATTTGGATAATTGACTATGGCGTCAGAGTTACCTAAATCATTCAGCCGACCGTTCTTAAAAATCTTCCATATCTTTGAGGCGATATTGTTGGTCGCTATTACCTTGGCGACCTTGTATGCCATGGTTGAAGAGTTCATCCATGTTTTTATTGAAAAGCGAGTACTGCTAACAGACATCTTGTTGATGTTTATCTATCTCGAAGTGTTAGCGATGGTTCGGCAGTTTGTGATGAACGGGAAAATTCCGGTTCGTTACCCTATCTATATTGCGATGATGGCGATTGCTCGTTACATCACTCTTGGCATGAAAGAGCTGGATGCGGTTCCTGTGGTTTGGCTATCTCTTGCGGCGTTGATACTTGCGGCGGCGACATTGTTAATTCGTATCGGTCATCATTACTGGCCGTACGTAGATAACCGCACGGCGGAAAAAGACGAGTAAAGCAGGCTTTATCCCAAATGGTTGAATCAATCAGTGGCTGAACTATTGTTGTTCAGCCATTTTTTCATAGTAAAGCCGCTGCTGCTCATTGAGTTCTTCTCTGATTTTTGCGGTTTCCTGTTCATTCCCGAGCAAGCTAAGACAATAATCCATGTCGGCTTGTATATAGCGCTGTTCTCTTTTGGCCTTATGAGCGAGGGAACGTATCGGGGCTGAACATTGGTTACGCTGGGTAATTTCTTTAAGGTGTTTACACGGTTTATAAGCCTCAAAGGCAAATGACATCGGTAAGTAGCCAGTCCACTTTGTTTGGCCATGATTGAGCAATGCAGCAACGCGTCTGCGCGTTCTACGTCGACTTCCGGCTCTTGCTCTGCTTTGCCAAGCGGAGAAAAAAGAAGAGTAAATAGTATGTAGCTATAAACAAGAGATTTATTGATCATAATATGGCCTCGTTTTATAGCTGGCTCTCTTTGCTAACGGCTATGTATGTGGTTTGTGATAAATAATTATAGTTTATAGGTTTACGTAAGTGTGCTTATTCAAAGTAAGAGTAAAGGCTAAAGAGCGCTGTTAAATCAGTTTGGGTATGCCCATTTACTTAAAAAGCGCGATTTGAAGATTAAGTCCCCCTATTTTAGGTGCTAATTAAGATATTTCTATCTGGTTTTTTAGTGTTTAAATGAGCCCTTGCTTTGTCCGACCTACAGTTATCTTTTCTTTTTGAACCTGATTTTGAGATCTGACTCGAAATATACGCTTGAGAATGAAGTACAACAAATAATTAAGTTTTTTGTAAATGCGGGCTTTGAGGAAATATTCCATATATATTGGCTGAGAGTCTAAACGATTTTTTAACTCAATATTGGATTTTATTTTTAAAGTTGTTACTTATTTCAGTGCTATTTGATGTTTTTTAATTTTTGTTATTTCAGGTGTTACCACCTTATTAATATTTAGACTTATGATTTAAGTCTACTTATTTCCTAATACCTTTAAATTTAAGTGTTGATGTTAAATATTTATTTATAACCAAAAGACCTATTCTCATTAAACGTATCAACGGTGCTATTGCGATAGTCATGTCATTGGATAATTTAACTATTTTCTTTTTTCCTGGGGTTATACCTCTACGACCTTATAGTTGCCTCATTCACCCCGATTAACAGATTAAGATGACCGTTTTATGTCGATATTGGAAGAAAACGAGTGATTGATGAGTTTGTTTGCAGAGCATAATTTTTAGAATTGTCAATACTCAATTAATCGGAGGTGTGTGTCAGATTTAAGTGAATTATCTGTCGTATTTGTGCAAACACCTTTTTACATTCATAACTGTTTCTTATATGATGGGCAAAATTCAAAAATCCTTATATTAATCAAGGTTAAAGATAATAGAGAACTATTATTGCAGCTCTTTATTGGTATACCCTCACTTGCAAAAAAAAAAGGAGATTCAAGTGAAACTTTCACTATTGGCAATCGCGGTTGGCTCCATGATTTTAGTCGGCTGTAATGATAGTAGCACTGATACTATATCTGCTTCTAAGGATGTACGTGCATTCGATGGTGCTGTTCAAGGTATGACAGCTCAGTTTGATTGTATTGATGGTTCAGGCGGCGCTATCAATGGGACTACTGACTACGATGGTTTCATCACTATTGAAAATGAAACGTTTGCAACTAACCCTGAAACGTGTTCTGTAACCTTCAATGGAACTGCCCTTGCCGTGGATACCTCTAACGGTAAAGATATGTCAAACGTAAGCTACAGTGTGCCAAAAGGATTACTCCAAGTGGGTCAACAAGCAGCGGCAACGCCATTGACGACAATTATCGCCAAGGAGCTTGGTGATGACGTGTACTCTGAAGAAGTTGCTAAAGAAACTTTGGCAAAACTGGGTATCGATGTTGATCAGCTGAACAATGATGGAGTCCAAATTGATGTTCTTGAGCTGCTCACTGACCCAGAAACAGCACTAAATGCTATCAAGGAAGCTAATCCAGACGCTTACTCAGAAATCATGGTTACCACCGTCGTACTTTCTGATACACTTGTTGCGCAAGGTGACAAAGCAGATGTAACTGTTGATCAGCTTGCTGATGTGGCGAGAAGGGTGAGCCAGACAGTTCTAGAAGAGCATCCAAACTATCCAGAAACTGAAGCCGGTGATGAAATCTATGTTGATCTTTCCGAAGCACTCGAAGATGACGCTGTATTCAGCGAAATTGCTAATGCTGAACAGGACGATATCGACTCGGAAAACCCGATCTTTGATAAAATTACTGATGATATAACAACAGGTAAACCAGCGGTTGTCCCTGCTCGCCCACCGACAGATGGCGGCACTACAGGTGGTACAGGTGGTACAGGTGGCAGTGGTAGTGAAGGTGGCGGCGGCGCTTAATAACTTTCACTTTCCTTATCATCGTTAAAAGATTAGTCACCCACAGCGCTCGCTTTGGGTGACTTTTTATCAATGGATGTATCGCATGTTCAAACCAAATTATTCCTGGCAAAGCTGCATAACAGCTGTTTTGCTCTTAAGCCCCTGTACCAGTTTTGCTTCACCCGATAACCTCTCTTCTTATCAGAGTTTCACCGGCTTGGGGTTTACCCCAAATGCTCAGGTGATTGATACTGGGGATTTTCATGTTTCTTTCAGCCAAGGCGTACCTTATCAGGGCTCTATTGCTCAGCTTGATGACTGGTTTTTTGGTGCCGGCATTCTTCCTGGTGTCGAAGCCGGGGGGAGAATCGTTACACAAACATACGATTGTAATACTTACACTAGCAGTGACTGTGGAACCCGAGACTTGTCCGCGTCTTTTAAGGCTCAAGTTCCCTATATCTATGACTTAACTGGCATTCAACTGGCTGTGGGGGCTCAAGATGTTGGTGGTGCTGCCAGCAACTTTAGAACGACTTATTTCGTTGCAGATAAAACCTTCGAAGACTATGGGTTACGTTTTAGTACTGGTTATGGAAAATCCGACCTTAGTCTTGGGATTATGGACGGGCCTTTTGGTGGGGTAGAGTGGCAACCGCTTCCCTTTACTCAACTTGTCGGCGAATACGATGCCAGCGAATTCAATGTCACAGCAAAGGTTTTCACTCCCGAGGGATTTTTGCCCTATGGCATTCAAACCTCTGCACATGTTGAGCTTTACACCGGTCATCAGAATAGTGACCAGACGCTATGGGGCATCAATACAGCCATTC
This window contains:
- a CDS encoding ABC transporter permease subunit, with amino-acid sequence MLSYFLRRLALVIPTFLGITILIFAITRFVPGGPVERMLSQMQSQGDGAASMTSAGGNTALSDDQIAELNAFYGLDKPVMEAYVEWLSRLVTLDLGESTRYYEPVSEMIAERLPVSLFYGGMTFFISYFISIPLGYYKALKHGSVFDSSSSILIFVGYALPGYVVGVLLITLFSYHLEWFPMGGFVGDDFDDYETFFERAKDIMWHAVLPLICYLIGDFATLTMTMKNNLMENLSSDYIRTAIAKGLPFKKAVRRHALRNSLIPIASHFGNSLLFFMTGAFLIEVIFNIDGIGLLGYESIMERDYPVVMGIVAINAILLLIGNIISDVCVALVDPRVKFGA
- a CDS encoding ABC transporter permease, which produces MFTVSPLTQKKIRHFKEIKRGYWSFVVLSIMLILSLFAELLINSKALVVKYDGSFYFPVVSDVRLGSDFGQNSASEADYRVLQRVFEEEGGDNFVILPIVPWNPYEQDFSGDFPPTAPSAENKHYLGTDVIGRDILARLVYGFRTAMGFALLTMIVSYAIGTAVGCAMGFWGGKFDLFVQRLIEIWSMVPFLYVIMILVSIVQPTFALFVAINVLFSWMGMTWYMRTMTYKESAREYVMAARALGASTGRILFNHILPNTMVMIVTLAPFTIAANITALTALDYLGLGLMPPTPSWGELLQQGKSNLDSPWIVSSVVTSIVLVLVMVTFIGEAIRAAFDPKKFTRYV
- a CDS encoding extracellular solute-binding protein translates to MNRLLLASTLTALSFGVMSATLPTDLEWKTSWDEPQYGSPEAKRGGTYRTYMSSFPQTLRSVGPDANAGLRAFLLDDTPGLVVRHPDTLEFIPELANEWALAGDNKTVYFRLNPEAKWSDGKPVTADDFVFMLKFYRSADILEPWYNDYYNKTVADVIKFDDHTFSVVAAKEFNQEELMLRMGALRPRPAHFYANPAKDENGDGIHDDFVRYYNFKSEPTTSAYYLDDIKKGKSVTFKHVGKDWWGYSNKYYQNRYNVDKIRITVIRDNDIAMKHFEKGNLDAFGLILPSLWHDKSNTEPYQKGYIEKFWGYNQYPVGAGGLWINTAQPLLNDLNVRKGVTYATDFDGMIENVLRGDYSRKPNPTGFGHGKYSLPDVKAPAFDVDKAIAAFEAAGFDQIGADGIRVNSEGQRLSFELTYGTPVHTPRIAYLKEQAKLAGLDIELKLVDGSSMFKYVREKKHDLAFLTMSTSEIPTYWEYFHSVNANKPQTNNFTNYSTPELDEKIMEYRFGLDMDKKIKLGHEIQRNIIDAHVIISGYMVPYVRYGHWRWLKLPEKPMNRMTEALYSDGVIGDGTYWIDSDVKKETQKAMKSGKTFEPVVEIDDTYKL
- a CDS encoding ABC transporter ATP-binding protein codes for the protein MENDVILSVKDLEVEFMTDDGPVKVLHGVNFDVRAGRTLGLVGESGSGKSVTSMSIMGLLPKPYGNIVKGEVNYRGTNLVDLPANEMYAMRGNRISIIFQDPMTALNPVHTIGRQICEVLELHRPELDKKSRESYAIEMLDKVKIPMPEKRLNEYPHNLSGGMRQRVMIAMALACKPDILICDEPTTALDVTVQASILELMNDLQEETGMAMIFITHDLGVVAEVCDDVAVMYGGRIVEKAEIFELFDNPQHPYTERLMGLMPSLDNEPKQMIDIKPIDASMFAH
- a CDS encoding ABC transporter ATP-binding protein; translation: MAKEVLRIENLKQHFVSGKGLFKKGYTIKAVDGVSLSVGEGETLGLVGESGCGKSTLGRTILKLYEPTEGKIFFEGKDITKLSVKEMRSLRKDMQIVFQDPMESLNQRHTIGMILEEPFVIHKIGTPAERKQWVKELLVKVGLPETAVNRYPHEFSGGQRQRIGIARAIALKPKLLICDESVSALDVSVQAQILNLLLQLQQEMNLAIIFISHDLSVVKHVSDKVAVMYFGKVVEAGNAKEIYANPQNEYTKKLLSAIPITHPKYRKKKRLAEKKQRVA
- a CDS encoding phosphate-starvation-inducible protein PsiE encodes the protein MASELPKSFSRPFLKIFHIFEAILLVAITLATLYAMVEEFIHVFIEKRVLLTDILLMFIYLEVLAMVRQFVMNGKIPVRYPIYIAMMAIARYITLGMKELDAVPVVWLSLAALILAAATLLIRIGHHYWPYVDNRTAEKDE